CGGGGTCTTGTCGTTGACCTGCTTTTCGCTGGACAAGGAATCGATCATGGCTTGGCTGTTATTGGGGCCCAGCAGGTTATCGCGCGATTGCAAATGGGTGAAGGAAGATTGCATGGTGATGACCGGATAGCCGAGGATGGAAACCGCGGGGCGGCAGGGATGGCGGTCGACGCTATCGGCGGCGGAAGGATTGCCATTGTCGTAATGGGTAGACACGGTGGAGGCCAAATGCCCGCCCGCGGAAAACCCGAGGACGCCGATACGGGAGGTATCGATGCCATACTCGGCCGCGTGGGCGTGGACCCAGCGGACCGCGCGCTGACCGTCCCACATCTCGACGGGATGATGGTACCCGTTCGATCCCAAGCGGTATTTCACCACGAAACCGGATACGCCTTTACTCGCGAGCCATTGGGCGGGAGTGTTGCCTTCGTAGGTGCTCGAAAGGCTTACGTAGGCCCCGCCGGGAAAGATTACCATGGCGGCGCCGTTCGGCTTGGACGCGGGAAAGGGCGTGATGCTCGGCTTACCGGTGGAGGCCGTGCCGGTAGAGAGGGTGCCGTTCGCGAGGGGGGCCCCCTTGGGCCATAAAAGGATTTCCTGCTGCGCCAGCGTGGCCATGGCCAGCATGGCCCAGAACGTTCCGATGGCAGGCAAACGCCTGGCCGAACCACTAATAGCGAACATGCTTAATTCCGCAGGATCAGCGCGTGAACTTCCAGGCCACCGCCAGGATGGCCCCCACGACGGCAATCAGCAGGAGGGCCTTGAGCGCCATCGGCATGCCGGACTTGGTTTCTTCGGACAACCACTCCGGGGACAAGGCCGGCATGGCGGCATCGGTGGAGGCATCCAAGGGGGCGTCGGCGCCGAAAGCGCCTGCGACTTCCTTGGGATAGGCCGAGGTGGCCATGCTGTCGGAGCGGACTTCGGCGGATGCGTGGGCCGCGTCCATATCTTCGATGCCACGCCGGCGATACTCGGCGAGGATCAAATCCACCGCCACCTGGGGCCCGTGTTCCCGGCCCGTAGAAAGCATTTGCCGCAGCTTGGCGTCCGAGACGGTTCCCAGCTTGGCTTCGAATTCGGATACTTTCATCGAACCCTTTCATGCGGACGCAGGCGCAATTCCCGCCCTCGCGGCCGCCGACCCCCGGGAGGGATCGACCGGGCTATAGTTTAGCAAACCTGCTACGGCGCTTGCAAAGGGTTCCGGGAAAAGCGGTTAAGCCGCTTAGGGCAGACCCAGGCCGCGCAGGCCGGCGTCCCGCACGAAACCGAAGCGCGCCACCTTCACCTGGCTTCCCCTTTCCACGTAATCGCGCGGATCGAGCCCATATTCGAAATCCGCCCTCAGGATGTAGGCGCCGGTCGAGATGCGATGGCCGTCCTGGGAGATGGGGACCCATCCCAGGCGTAGCAGATAGGCGCGCGTAGCGGGGTCACGCGCGAGTTTCCCCGATTGCAAATCGTCCCGGGTCACTTCCACCTGGGAGCGGTTGACGAACTGGCCCAGATTGTCGTACACGTCCAGCTTCACGATGGCGGGATGGGAAAGCTTGAAGGTGAAAACGGCCAAACCGGGATTGGCATCGCCATAGCGGGTGCTGATCCAATCTTCCGCCGTCGCGGGATGCAGGGCGGCGTAATCCTTGGCCACCCCCGCCGACTGGGAACTGGTGAGTAGCACGAAGGGATCGCGGACCTGGGACGGATTGGGGCCGGGTACCATTTTCCCGCCCGCCTCCGCGCGCAAGTCCCCGATGGTAACGCCCGGGAGCTTGGCATCGATGACGCGCCAGGGATTGGCGGGATGCGAAGAATTGCCCGCCGCATCCGTCACCTGGGTGACGCCGGCGATGGCGGTCTTCCAGCCTATCCCGGGCACGTTGGGGGATCCCGGGGCGATGGTGAAGCTCCACGAGACGGAGCGGCCGCCTACCAGGGAATCGGGCGTGGCATCGATCAGATCCACTTGCTTCTCGACGCCGTTCTGATCCATGAACTTGAGCACGCTAGGCGCGGCCACCGCCACCGGTTCTGTGAAGCGGATGCGTATCAGGGGCTTGGGGACCTGGCTCAACGCGGTGTCGAGGATGATCTTCCAAGCCTTATCGATCACCGCCCCCACGCGATCATGCAGGGGGAAATCCCCCGCCAAGAGGCCCGTCGCCGGCTCGGCGAAGGCCTTACCGCGGTTGGCCGGATCCTTCTCGTCCCAGCCCGTCACCGCTTTGGTGAAGAGTTGCGAATGCGACGTGATCAGCGTCTTGGCTTGATCCAGGCCGATGTCCCAGCCCCCGCGAGCGGCCTCGCCCGCCAGATCCAGTTCGAAAGCGGTTGGCGTCTTGTCAGGCACGCTGTCCAGGGCGATCTCCGCCTTGTCGGCGATGCCGTCCCCGTCGCGATCGTACAGCCATCCTTCGACCGCCTTCACCGGCTTGGGCGGGACGGGAGGATCCGGTTTGTTCGGCGGTTCCAGTTCCAGCGAGGTGGTGATGGTGAGGCGCGATGAGATGATGCGCCTTTCCGCGAAGTAGAAGTCGAGGAAGTAGGACTTGCCGTCCGTGAGTCCCAGATTGTCCAGATCGACCGCCGCGTACTCGGCGTTGTGGATGCCGCCCAGGTCGATCACGAGCTTGTCGTTGATGAACACCCACACGTCGTCGTCCCCGCGGAAATCGAAGCGCTGGCCCGTGCCCTTGTGGTAGCTGAACTTCGCGTGCAGCTCGAGGGTGAAGCCGAAATTGTGGGAGGCCAGGTCCACGCCGTCCTTGAGGCCGGTCTGCCGATTGCCGAAGGTGGTGGTCACCGAGGGCACCTGGGGGCGCAAGGCGCCCAGCAGATTGCTATCGAGCGGGAAGAAGGCGGAGCTGTCGAAGGTGTACACCGAACCGTTCTTCTTGAAGGTCATGTCGAGGAAGAAGGCGCGATTGATGTCCGGGGTGCGCGTGGTATACCATTCGTTGAAGCGGCTGCGGAAGCAGTTGGGCGGGGCATCGAATCCCGCCTTGAGCCCGGGGCCCA
This sequence is a window from Fibrobacterota bacterium. Protein-coding genes within it:
- a CDS encoding fibro-slime domain-containing protein, whose amino-acid sequence is MQEGQATGGHPDFNPNQDTSGHENWGCFDKPSAAQGAVQNAPVASDPNPDKLPGFIHADRDSVGPGLKAGFDAPPNCFRSRFNEWYTTRTPDINRAFFLDMTFKKNGSVYTFDSSAFFPLDSNLLGALRPQVPSVTTTFGNRQTGLKDGVDLASHNFGFTLELHAKFSYHKGTGQRFDFRGDDDVWVFINDKLVIDLGGIHNAEYAAVDLDNLGLTDGKSYFLDFYFAERRIISSRLTITTSLELEPPNKPDPPVPPKPVKAVEGWLYDRDGDGIADKAEIALDSVPDKTPTAFELDLAGEAARGGWDIGLDQAKTLITSHSQLFTKAVTGWDEKDPANRGKAFAEPATGLLAGDFPLHDRVGAVIDKAWKIILDTALSQVPKPLIRIRFTEPVAVAAPSVLKFMDQNGVEKQVDLIDATPDSLVGGRSVSWSFTIAPGSPNVPGIGWKTAIAGVTQVTDAAGNSSHPANPWRVIDAKLPGVTIGDLRAEAGGKMVPGPNPSQVRDPFVLLTSSQSAGVAKDYAALHPATAEDWISTRYGDANPGLAVFTFKLSHPAIVKLDVYDNLGQFVNRSQVEVTRDDLQSGKLARDPATRAYLLRLGWVPISQDGHRISTGAYILRADFEYGLDPRDYVERGSQVKVARFGFVRDAGLRGLGLP
- a CDS encoding alpha/beta hydrolase, with the translated sequence MFAISGSARRLPAIGTFWAMLAMATLAQQEILLWPKGAPLANGTLSTGTASTGKPSITPFPASKPNGAAMVIFPGGAYVSLSSTYEGNTPAQWLASKGVSGFVVKYRLGSNGYHHPVEMWDGQRAVRWVHAHAAEYGIDTSRIGVLGFSAGGHLASTVSTHYDNGNPSAADSVDRHPCRPAVSILGYPVITMQSSFTHLQSRDNLLGPNNSQAMIDSLSSEKQVNDKTPPAFLFHAIDDGAVPIKNPQSYYDSLQKHHIPASFMKFDHGGHGFGMADGQQGAPNDSVLHTWCDSSLKWMDKQGFFTAKSTSLTPPAMRSGTMRADAVSRRPDFLFEAPDGEASDALGRRP